From the genome of Pukyongia salina, one region includes:
- a CDS encoding SulP family inorganic anion transporter, producing the protein MIRKTIKNFTQNPKNDILSGLTVALALVPEAVAFAFVAGIDPLVGLYGAFMMGIVTSLFGGRPGMISGATGAMAVVMVHLIQKGNEVGSALDTPIDNLGLQWLFITLLLVGGIQIGAGILRLGKFVRLIPHSVMMGFVNGLAIVIFLSQLGMFKKTVDGESSWLQGTELMVMLGLVLLTMAIMFGLPKLTKKIPSALTAIIVVAAIVIFGKIDVSTVGSFIRDGGGDGLQGALPSFQDQIFTLFYTLKGHWSIILSTAFILAAVGLIESLMTLSLIDEMTESRGSGNRECVAQGGANILNGLFGGMGGCAMIGQSIININSGGRGRLSGATAAIALLCFVLFGAPLIEQIPIAALVGVMFMVVIGTFAWSSFRILHKIPKSDAFVLIAVSAITVWQDLAIAVIAGVIMSALTFAWKNATMIRARKSVKEDGTKVYEIWGPLFFGSTTNFLTKFDVRNDPDNVEIDFIESKVSDHSGVEAMRGIVNKYQAAGKKVTLTHLSPDCKALLLKRNPEFDQVIQDSIDDPRYYVVTDILDSEV; encoded by the coding sequence ATGATTAGGAAAACCATAAAGAATTTCACTCAGAACCCAAAGAACGACATTCTTTCCGGGCTTACCGTTGCACTGGCATTGGTGCCCGAAGCGGTAGCGTTTGCCTTTGTTGCCGGTATTGATCCCCTGGTAGGCCTGTACGGTGCCTTTATGATGGGTATAGTAACATCCTTGTTTGGTGGTCGTCCCGGCATGATCTCTGGCGCAACCGGAGCCATGGCCGTGGTAATGGTTCATCTTATTCAAAAAGGTAACGAGGTAGGCAGCGCTCTGGACACTCCTATCGATAACCTTGGGCTGCAGTGGCTTTTCATAACTTTATTATTAGTTGGTGGAATTCAAATTGGTGCAGGAATTTTAAGACTCGGGAAGTTTGTACGTCTTATTCCACACTCGGTAATGATGGGGTTTGTTAACGGACTCGCCATTGTGATTTTTTTGTCTCAATTAGGGATGTTTAAAAAGACAGTGGATGGTGAGAGCTCCTGGTTACAGGGAACCGAACTTATGGTCATGCTGGGGCTTGTTTTACTTACTATGGCAATTATGTTTGGATTGCCAAAGCTTACCAAGAAGATCCCTTCGGCATTAACAGCTATTATAGTGGTAGCAGCCATTGTGATCTTTGGGAAGATCGATGTTAGCACCGTTGGTTCTTTTATTAGAGACGGTGGAGGTGACGGGTTGCAGGGAGCACTTCCCAGCTTCCAGGATCAGATCTTCACACTATTCTATACCTTAAAAGGACATTGGAGCATAATTCTCTCAACCGCCTTCATATTAGCTGCGGTTGGGCTTATCGAATCTCTTATGACTCTTAGTTTGATTGATGAAATGACAGAAAGTCGTGGTAGCGGAAATAGAGAGTGTGTTGCTCAAGGCGGAGCCAATATCTTAAACGGACTCTTTGGTGGTATGGGCGGCTGTGCTATGATTGGCCAGTCCATCATAAATATTAACTCCGGAGGTCGTGGCAGGCTATCGGGTGCAACCGCTGCTATAGCCTTATTGTGTTTTGTTTTATTTGGAGCACCGCTTATTGAACAAATCCCCATTGCGGCATTGGTAGGAGTAATGTTCATGGTTGTTATAGGTACTTTTGCCTGGAGTAGCTTCCGTATTCTTCATAAGATCCCCAAAAGTGATGCCTTTGTACTTATAGCGGTATCCGCCATCACAGTATGGCAAGACCTTGCGATAGCTGTTATTGCCGGAGTAATTATGAGTGCCCTTACTTTTGCATGGAAAAACGCTACGATGATCCGTGCCAGAAAAAGCGTGAAGGAAGATGGAACCAAGGTCTATGAGATATGGGGGCCTTTGTTCTTTGGATCTACAACAAATTTCCTTACCAAATTCGATGTGAGGAACGACCCGGACAATGTTGAAATCGATTTTATCGAATCTAAAGTAAGCGACCATTCCGGAGTGGAAGCCATGCGAGGGATTGTAAATAAATATCAGGCTGCGGGTAAAAAAGTTACATTAACGCATTTAAGTCCGGATTGTAAAGCATTACTTCTGAAGAGAAATCCGGAATTCGACCAGGTGATACAGGATTCTATAGACGACCCTCGTTACTATGTTGTAACCGATATCCTGGATAGCGAAGTTTAG